A region of Larus michahellis chromosome 15, bLarMic1.1, whole genome shotgun sequence DNA encodes the following proteins:
- the GPR21 gene encoding putative G-protein coupled receptor 21 yields the protein MNSSLVGNQSGRPFCLLAISYLETINFCLLEVVIIVFLMVLIISGNIIVIFVFHCAPLLNHHTTSYFIQTMAYADLLVGVSCLVPSLSLLHYPIVLSESLVCQIFGYVVSVLKSVSMASLACISIDRYIAITKPLTYNTLVTPWRLRICILIIWLYSCLVFLPSFHWGKPGYHGDVFQWCANSWNTDPYFTLFIVVMLYAPAAFIVCFTYFNIFRICQQHTKEINERRVRFSSQDGEAGEAQPCPDKRYAMVLFRITSVFYILWLPYIIYFLLESSNVYSNRVASFLTTWLAISNSFCNCVIYSLSNSVFQKGLKRLSGAICASCARQRVAKDSSTSRSKRSSNGCHV from the coding sequence ATGAACTCCTCTTTGGTTGGCAACCAGAGTGGCCGGCCCTTCTGCCTCCTGGCCATTAGCTATTTGGAGACCATCAATTTTTGCCTCCTGGAAGTGGTTATTATTGTGTTCCTCATGGTGCTGATTATTTCAGGCAACATTATTGTGATATTTGTctttcactgtgcacctctgCTGAACCACCACACCACCAGCTACTTCATCCAGACCATGGCGTATGCTGACCTCCTGGTGGGCGTGAGCTGTCTGGtgccttctttgtctctgctgcacTACCCTATTGTTTTAAGTGAGTCCTTGGTTTGCCAAATCTTTGGGTATGTGGTATCAGTGCTGAAGAGTGTCTCCATGGCCTCTTTGGCTTGCATTAGTATTGACAGATACATTGCCATCACAAAGCCGCTTACCTACAACACGCTGGTTACCCCATGGAGACTTCGAATCTGCATACTGATCATTTGGCTGTACTCCTGCCTGGTCTTCTTACCCTCTTTTCACTGGGGAAAGCCTGGATATCATGGGGATGTGTTTCAGTGGTGTGCCAATTCCTGGAACACCGATCCCTATTTTACCCTCTTCATTGTGGTGATGCTCTACGCCCCGGCTGCTTTCATCGTCTGCTTCACTTACTTCAACATCTTCCGCATCTGCCAGCAGCACACCAAGGAGATCAACGAGAGGCGAGTGCGCTTCAGCTCTCAggatggggaggctggggaggcgCAGCCCTGCCCCGACAAGCGCTATGCCATGGTTCTTTTCCGCATCACCAGTGTCTTCTACATCCTCTGGTTGCCCTACATCATCTATTTTCTGCTGGAGAGCTCCAATGTCTATAGTAACCGCGTTGCATCCTTCTTGACCACTTGGCTTGCCATTAGCAACAGTTTCTGCAACTGTGTCATTTACAGTCTCTCCAACAGTGTCTTTCAGAAGGGGCTTAAGCGTCTCTCGGGGGCTATTTGTGCCTCCTGCGCTAGACAGAGGGTAGCTAAGGACTCCTCTACCTCTAGGAGCAAAAGATCTTCCAATGGATGTCACGTCTAA